DNA from Microvirga ossetica:
TGGATCACGGGATAGTCGCGCCTCAGGACGGCCGAGACGACAAGGTTGCCGACGCCCGGCAGGCCGAACACGGTTTCGGTCACCACAGCGCCGGACACGAGAAGGGCCGCCGTCAGGCCGATAACGGTCAACACCGGAATGAGCGCATTCTTGAAAGCGTGCTTCATCACCACCCGAAACTCGCTCATCCCCTTCGAGCGCGCAGTGCGAACATAATCATCGTTGAGAACATCGAGCATGCTGGCCCGGGTGAAGCGCAGGATCAGTGCCGACGAGACGATACCAAGGGACAGGGCCGGAAGGACGAGATGCGACAGCCTCGTCAAGAGGCTTGCGCCCGGACCGCCGTAGCCTGAGACCGGGAATATGCCGAGCCGCACTGCGAAGAACTGGATCAGCAGCAGGCCGAGCCAGAAGCTCGGAATGGATGCCGCCAGCATCGCCAGCGTCGTGGAGGCCTGATCGAAGATCGACCCGCGCCAGTAAGCCGACAGGATG
Protein-coding regions in this window:
- a CDS encoding ABC transporter permease; this encodes MSRYVIQRLLGMLAVMFVVVTIVFIIVRIAPGDPAAVMLGPDATAQDIAALRTRLGLDQPLIVQYGIFFGQLLQGDLGESIFLNRPVLSALADRAEPTFFLTLFSMFIAGLIAIPVGILSAYWRGSIFDQASTTLAMLAASIPSFWLGLLLIQFFAVRLGIFPVSGYGGPGASLLTRLSHLVLPALSLGIVSSALILRFTRASMLDVLNDDYVRTARSKGMSEFRVVMKHAFKNALIPVLTVIGLTAALLVSGAVVTETVFGLPGVGNLVVSAVLRRDYPVIQGALLIVAALYVLINFLIDMLYLLIDPRVRY